A part of Papilio machaon chromosome 21, ilPapMach1.1, whole genome shotgun sequence genomic DNA contains:
- the LOC106721605 gene encoding protein NipSnap yields the protein MKSINKILNICSTLPKNTRLISTTSSNLNADDGWLSKLLVRRIEPTKESHSRMLSDKEIVYALHTHNIRPDSVDKYLKNYKTSVEFVESRKADLGCELVGSWTVSVGDMDQALHLWRYVGGFEKIDKAKILFKENPDYRALEKERGNFVRSRHLQYLLAFSFWPNGEPRQPNNIYEIRSYSLKPGTMIEWGNNWARGLTYRRSQNEAFAGYFSQIGRLYNVHHIWCYKNLQARRETRESTWRNPGWDECVAYTVPLIREMHCRILEPTEFSPTQ from the exons ATGAAgtctataaacaaaattttaaatatttgttcgaCACTTCCAAAGAATACAAG gttgATATCGACAACAAGTAGTAATCTAAACGCCGACGATGGATGGTTATCGAAGTTGCTGGTGCGTAGGATAGAACCGACAAAAGAGTCGCACAGTCGTATGCTCAGCGACAAGGAGATTGTATACGCACTACATACTCATAATATCCGACCCGACTCTGTCGATAAATACCTGAAAAATTA TAAAACTTCGGTAGAGTTTGTGGAATCAAGAAAAGCAGACCTTGGCTGTGAGCTGGTGGGATCATGGACAGTGTCAGTAGGAGACATGGACCAGGCGTTGCATCTATGGCGTTATGTTGGTGGCTTCGAAAAAATTGACAaagcaaagattttatttaaggaAAATCCA GATTACCGTGCATTAGAGAAGGAGCGTGGTAACTTCGTCCGGTCACGACATCTGCAGTACCTGCTCGCATTCAGTTTCTGGCCTAATGGCGAACCTCGTCAGCCCAACAACATCTATGAGATCAGATCATACAG TTTGAAGCCGGGCACAATGATAGAGTGGGGCAACAACTGGGCGCGTGGTCTGACATATCGCCGCTCCCAGAACGAGGCATTCGCGGGATACTTCTCGCAGATCGGACGTCTCTACAATGTTCATCATATTTGGT GTTACAAGAACTTGCAGGCGCGCCGCGAAACGCGTGAGAGCACATGGCGCAACCCGGGCTGGGACGAGTGTGTGGCTTACACCGTACCGCTCATACGCGAGATGCATTGCCGCATCCTCGAGCCCACTGAGTTCTCGCCTACGCAGTAA
- the LOC106721560 gene encoding uncharacterized protein LOC106721560, translating to MELQLILIAFPLLWKLSSSLQCFKCDPERLYKNDAVLCEKFDSSSNYVVDCEHSSMCYKRVTTLDLGNGVTTSTTVRGCAAQTMSGNQAKINGKWRPVNTIYDVYEEGCSYDPTDIERTTKSLYCYCRGDLCNGVGKYQSSLYLMLVVIINLFISYLIL from the exons atggaaTTGCAGTTGATTTTAATAGCTTTTCCGTTACTATGGAaat TGTCATCAAGCTTGCAATGCTTCAAATGCGACCCGGAGCGGTTGTACAAAAACGACGCGGTGCTGTGCGAGAAATTCGACAGTAGTTCGAATTACGTGGTCGACTGTGAACACTCTTCTATGTGTTATAAGAGGGTTACCACATTGGACTTGGGGAATGGAG TGACTACGAGTACAACAGTACGTGGTTGTGCAGCACAAACTATGAGCGGTAATCAAGCGAAGATAAACGGCAAATGGCGGCCCGTTAACACGATATACGATGTCTATGAAGAGGGATGTTCTTACGACCCTACTGACATCGAACGCACAACAAAATCTTTATACTGTTACTGCCGCGGCGACTTGTGTAATGGAGTAGGAAAATATCAAtcaagtttatatttaatgttagtagttatcattaatttatttataagttaccTAATACTGTGA
- the LOC106721609 gene encoding serine/threonine-protein kinase Tao encodes MPRPGSLKDPDIAELFSKHDPEKIFEDLREIGHGSFGAVYYARCNLTKEIVAIKKMSYLGKQSEEKWQDILKEIKFLKQLEHPNTIEYKGCYKREHTAWLVMEYCVGSASDIIEVHKRPLREEEIAAICEGVVCGLSYLHSLGRIHRDIKAGNILLTENGTVKLADFGSASIKCPANSFVGTPYWMAPEVILAMDEGQYDGKVDVWSLGITCIELAERKPPYFNMNAMSALYHIAQNDSPTLQAPEWTDTFRYFVEACLQKNPQDRPSSTKLLTHPYITRPRSPNVLVDLIQRTKAAVRDLDNLSYRKMKKILMVDADNESAFGDSEETAEERSGGDSSKSNSATSEHSVAGASSQSSSSGSLRRRPHPVNIVPHILNANHHGQHQQQPQYQQFNHQHSTHSARESESPLPAPHDDYVNRDALRDYANRDSLCDDYSEDYANREAIREAQRERERERQANEYREYVNAPSTWQQDSGDDNRNTQRRTTSRGVSNNVSAAISLVSEHGANNFATIRTTSIVTKQQKEHNHETHEQMSGYKRMRREHQAALVKLEERCKADVEAHKAQLDREYDALLQQLSRDLERLQTKHAQELERKQKSNTAAEKKLIKDITSRQEQERKSFEAQRKREYKANKERWKKELSMDDATPKRQRDATLQSQKDNLKQAEEAEQARLVRSQREYLELELRRFRRRRMLATHHKEQELLREELNKRQQQLEQAHAMLLRHHEKTQELEYRQQKGVHALREEQLANQHATELANQRDYMQRQEHDLRKKHALQLKQQPKSLKQKEMQIRKQFRETCKIQTRQYKALKAQILQMTPKEQQKEVIKALKDEKRRKLVKLGEQYDLSITDMLQKQTIKLDESQMMECQQKKMQLEHELDMLTAYQSKSKMQAEAQRNRERRELEERVAVRRALLEQKMESECAQFMAERAERTRLMHERHEQELAHFDNESARLGFSAMAIAEGSREGYGEEEQSLSGSMLSLAHSNSSASFPAGSL; translated from the exons ATTTCTAAAGCAACTGGAACATCCCAACACAATAGAATACAAGGGCTGCTACAAGCGTGAGCACACAGCATGGCTTGTTATGGAGTATTGCGTTGGCTCTGCCTCCGATATCATTGAG GTCCACAAACGTCCGCTGCGTGAAGAGGAGATAGCTGCTATATGTGAGGGTGTGGTCTGCGGCCTGTCTTACTTGCACAGCCTGGGTAGGATTCATCGGGACATCAAGGCGGGCAATATCTTGCTGACTGAGAATGGAACAGTCAAATTGGCAGACTTTGGCAGCGCTAGTATTAAATGCCCGGCTAACAGCTTCGTGGGAACACCGTACTGGATGGCTCCAGAGGTCATCTTGGCTATGGATGAAGGGCAGTATGATGGAAAG GTGGACGTGTGGTCTCTGGGCATCACGTGTATAGAGTTGGCGGAGCGCAAGCCGCCTTATTTCAATATGAACGCGATGTCTGCGCTTTACCACATCGCACAGAATGATTCACCAACATTACAA GCGCCGGAATGGACGGATACGTTTCGTTACTTCGTGGAGGCGTGCCTGCAGAAGAACCCCCAGGACCGGCCGTCGTCCACCAAGCTGCTGACTCACCCGTACATCACGCGGCCGCGCTCCCCCAACGTCCTGGTCGACCTTATCCAGCGCACCAAGGCAGCAGTACGAGACCTCGACAATCTCAGCTATAGGAAGATGAAGAAGATACTCATGGTCGATGCTGATAATGAGAGCGCTTTCG GCGACAGTGAAGAGACAGCGGAGGAGCGTTCTGGCGGGGACAGCTCCAAGTCGAACTCGGCGACGTCGGAGCACAGCGTGGCCGGCGCCTCCAGCCAGAGCTCCTCCTCCGGCAGCCTGCGCCGCAGACCGCATCCCGTCAACATTGTACCGcacatt CTCAATGCCAACCATCATGGCCAACATCAACAACAGCCCCAGTACCAGCAGTTCAATCACCAACACTCCACACACTCGGCCAg AGAGAGCGAGAGCCCCCTACCGGCGCCGCACGACGACTACGTCAACAGAGATGCGCTGCGTGACTACGCAAATAGAGATTCTCTATGCGACGACTATAGTGAGGACTACGCGAACAGAGAGGCGATCCGGGAGGCCCAACGTGAGAGGGAGAGGGAACGGCAGGCTAACGAGTACAGGGAGTATGTGAATGCTCCCTCCACCTGGCAGCAGGATAGCGGAGATGATAATAGGAACACCCAGCGACGTACTACCAGTAGAG GTGTTAGCAACAATGTGTCTGCAGCCATATCTCTGGTGTCGGAGCACGGCGCGAATAACTTCGCCACGATACGAACAACAAGCATTGTCACCAAGCAACAGAAGGAACATAACCAT GAGACACACGAGCAGATGTCCGGATACAAGCGCATGCGGCGCGAGCACCAGGCGGCGCTGGTGAAGCTGGAGGAGCGATGCAAGGCGGACGTGGAGGCGCACAAAGCTCAACTCGACCGCGAGTACGACGCCCTGCTGCAGCAGCTCTCGCGAGACCTCGAGCGACTCCAG ACGAAGCACGCGCAAGAGTTGGAACGCAAGCAGAAATCGAACACGGCCGCTGAGAAGAAATTGATAAAGGATATAACGTCGCGACAAGAACAAGAGCGCAAGTCGTTCGAGGCTCAACGCAAGCGCGAGTACAAGGCCAACAAGGAGCGCTGGAAAAAGGAGCTCAGTATGGATGACGCAACTCCCAAGCGCCAGAGGGACGCCACGCTACa GTcacaaaaagataatttgaAGCAAGCCGAGGAAGCGGAGCAGGCGCGGCTGGTGCGATCGCAACGCGAGTACCTCGAACTGGAGTTGCGACGCTTCCGTCGTCGTCGCATGCTCGCCACCCACCACAAGGAGCAAGAGCTGCTTAGAGAG GAGTTGAACAAGCGTCAGCAGCAGCTGGAGCAGGCACACGCGATGCTGCTGCGTCACCATGAGAAGACGCAGGAACTTGAGTACAGGCAGCAGAAGGGTGTGCATGCACTAAG AGAGGAGCAGCTGGCCAACCAACACGCGACGGAGCTCGCCAACCAGCGCGACTACATGCAGCGGCAGGAGCACGACCTGCGCAAGAAGCACGCGCTGCAGCTCAAGCAGCAGCCCAAGAGTCTTAAG CAAAAAGAGATGCAGATTCGTAAACAGTTCCGTGAGACGTGCAAGATACAGACGCGTCAGTATAAGGCATTGAAAGCGCAAATATTGCAAATGACCCCTAAA GAGCAACAGAAGGAGGTGATCAAGGCGCTGAAGGACGAGAAGCGGCGTAAACTGGTGAAGCTGGGCGAGCAGTACGACCTCAGCATCACCGACATGCTGCAGAAGCAGACCATCAAACTGGACGAGAGCCAGATG ATGGAGTGCCAGCAGAAGAAGATGCAGCTGGAGCATGAGCTGGACATGCTCACAGCGTACCAGAGCAAGAGCAAGATGCAGGCGGAGGCGCAGCGCAACCGCGAGCGTCGCGAGCTCGAGGAGCGAGTCGCAGTTCGTCGCGCGCTGCTCGAACAGAAG ATGGAGTCGGAATGCGCTCAGTTTATGGCGGAGCGTGCGGAGCGCACTCGGCTGATGCACGAGCGTCATGAACAGGAGCTTGCGCACTTTGACAACGAGAGCGCTCGTCTCGGCTtcag TGCGATGGCGATCGCGGAAGGCAGCCGAGAGGGGTACGGCGAGGAGGAGCAGTCTCTGTCTGGCTCCATGCTGTCTCTCGCGCACAGCAACTCCTCCGCCAGCTTCCCCGCCGGCTCTCTCTAA